AAACATTGTGACATTTGCAAAGCCGAATATATGAAATAAAGGTAAAAAACTAAGGACAACTCTGTTTAAATCTTCCTGTGAATCCATCTGTTTAAATAAATACTCATAATATTGTTCTATTTGGTTGATGAAATTTTGATGGGTTAACATAACCCCTTTGGGTTCCCCAGTCGTTCCGCCAGTATATTGGAGCACAGCTATATCTTCCGTCGGATCAATTTGAACTTCTGGAGGTTCAGCAACATAAGTATTGAGAAAGTCTTCGAAAAATATATCGCTTTCATCAATAACAGTTTCTTCATTCTCTTTCACTACAATAATATTTTTAAGATAAGTTCTATCTTGAACGTTTTTTACCCGTTCATATACAGAATGATGACAAATAATAAATTCTGCTTTTGTATCATTTAATTGGTGTTCCAACTCCCTTTCAACATACATTGGATTCGTCTGAACAACGATTCCTCCAATTTTAAAAACTGCAAATGCAGAAAAAATGTATTGTGGACAATTAGGCAGCATGATTGACAGGCGATCTCCTTTTTTAAATCCTTGTTGAAAAAGGCAACCCGCTAATCTATCTGCTATTTGCTGAACTTCTCTATATGACCATTGATCTCTATTATATTCAAGCGATATATCGGAATCAAACCGATTAACGGCAGCATCTAATAATTCACTCAATGACCTTTCCTCAATTTGTACATCGGCATTAACATCAGCCGGGTAATGTTTTAACCATTTAGGGTCTTTCATCATAAACCTCCTGCAATATTAATTAGATATACTTTCATTAATTAATTAAAACTTTGATCTCCTTTCAACAATCTACGGGCAATCGTGCGTCGTTGAATTTCTGCTGTTCCATCAGGAACTCGGGTCGCCCGCATATGACGCCAAGCTTTTTCGAGTTCCATTTCGTTCGTTAGTCCCATTCCTCCGCAGATTTGCATGCAACGATCTACAACACGAAACCCCATCTCTGTAGTAAATGCTTTAATCATGGATATTTCTTTCAAGGGTAATTTTTCTTGGTTTTCCATTTTCCATGCACAATGCAACAGCATATTACGACCCGCATATATGTCCATCGCACATTCAGCGAATTGCATTTGAACCGCTTGGTGGTTTTCAATGGTAACCCCGAAAGTTTTCCTCTGCTTTGCGTAATCTAAGGCGATATCCAAGGCCCATTGCGCGGTACCGACACATTGTGCTGCCATGACAACACGGCCAATATCCACACCATGCAATGCTGCACCAAATCCGTCATGAAGCTCACCGATGATATAAGATTCATGCACGCGTGCATTGTCCAAAGAGATCGTCCCGATTCGGCTACCGATTGACCCAAGGTATGGAATCACGGAAGAATTAACACATGTTTCCCCATCAAAAGGGACAAGAAATGTGGAGATGCCACCTTTTCGGTTTGCTACAAGTTCAAGATCGGTAATCGCAAAGATCATCGCATAATCGGCATAAGGGGAATTTGTAATCCATTGCTTTGTACCATTGATGACCCAGTGATCACCGTCCTTTACGGCTTTCGTTTTCATGCTCCACACATCAGAACCGGCTTCCGGTTCACTTAACCCAAAACAAAGCAATGACTCTCCGCTAGCCAATTCAGGTAGCATTTTTTCTTTCAACTCATCCTGCAAACCAAGTAAAACAGGCGTCAGTCCACCCGTAAATAAACCAACGGGGAATATTTCATCAACAAATAAGTTTTCCCCATATTTTTTTGTAAGAGATTCATAGATTAACGCAACGGCCACCGGTCCGAATTGATCTCCATTCCCACCTAGCTCGGGCATGCCAAACATGGTATAAAAACCTGCATTCGCTGATTTCATTCGAACATCTTTTAATGCTTCCTGTATCTCTTTTGTAAAATA
The Salicibibacter kimchii DNA segment above includes these coding regions:
- a CDS encoding acyl-CoA dehydrogenase family protein, which codes for MINFSEPEEIKEVLASLDRFIEVEIKPLEKKFAKELEDERYLYDENGYFTKEIQEALKDVRMKSANAGFYTMFGMPELGGNGDQFGPVAVALIYESLTKKYGENLFVDEIFPVGLFTGGLTPVLLGLQDELKEKMLPELASGESLLCFGLSEPEAGSDVWSMKTKAVKDGDHWVINGTKQWITNSPYADYAMIFAITDLELVANRKGGISTFLVPFDGETCVNSSVIPYLGSIGSRIGTISLDNARVHESYIIGELHDGFGAALHGVDIGRVVMAAQCVGTAQWALDIALDYAKQRKTFGVTIENHQAVQMQFAECAMDIYAGRNMLLHCAWKMENQEKLPLKEISMIKAFTTEMGFRVVDRCMQICGGMGLTNEMELEKAWRHMRATRVPDGTAEIQRRTIARRLLKGDQSFN